In Nocardia sp. NBC_00403, one DNA window encodes the following:
- the rplF gene encoding 50S ribosomal protein L6 — translation MSRIGKKPIAIPAGVDVTIDGQTVSVKGPKGTLSHTVAEPITVAKGEDGQLEVARPNDERQSRALHGLTRTLVSNMVEGVTKGYEKKMEIFGVGYRVQAKGSNLEFALGYSHPVPVEAPEGITFAVETPTKFSVSGIDKQAVGQISAVIHGLRKPDPYKGKGIRYAGEVVRRKVGKTGK, via the coding sequence ATGTCGCGTATCGGCAAGAAGCCCATCGCAATTCCCGCGGGCGTCGATGTCACCATCGATGGCCAGACCGTGTCGGTGAAGGGTCCCAAGGGCACCCTGTCGCACACCGTCGCCGAGCCGATCACCGTCGCCAAGGGCGAGGACGGTCAGCTCGAGGTCGCCCGTCCGAACGACGAGCGCCAGAGTCGTGCACTGCACGGCCTGACCCGCACCCTGGTCTCGAACATGGTCGAAGGTGTGACCAAGGGCTACGAGAAGAAGATGGAAATCTTCGGCGTCGGTTACCGCGTGCAGGCCAAGGGTTCGAACCTCGAGTTCGCTCTCGGCTACAGCCACCCGGTCCCGGTCGAGGCCCCGGAAGGCATCACCTTCGCGGTGGAAACGCCCACCAAGTTCTCTGTGTCCGGAATCGACAAGCAGGCGGTCGGTCAGATCTCCGCTGTGATCCACGGACTGCGCAAGCCCGACCCGTACAAGGGCAAGGGCATCCGCTACGCCGGCGAGGTCGTTCGCCGCAAGGTCGGAAAGACGGGTAAGTGA